One stretch of Lucilia cuprina isolate Lc7/37 chromosome 6, ASM2204524v1, whole genome shotgun sequence DNA includes these proteins:
- the LOC111677483 gene encoding F-box/LRR-repeat protein 15, with protein sequence MSTVDTSCIMDYDDWSPNYGNLPMEIILHIFRFLNHSDLQAAGATCSRWREALFVGEFNRNILVHFVKVCLSDRLAPAKFFLKCQRPYRTFCLEEVTFGQTQELLTQIGKTATEIIFDNADMGDKQFYAFMGQLTHLESLTVTRCSPLFMSGSFLDGSGDFAGSFANIRHLSLKHNQYLSDAILLRLTSLIKGIETLDMSGCHIAYHNAIHRRFYPNDSLAAHPSESILTFKFLARVANLHRNYLKELNLSHTMISGPALQSLTSVENTDGGLLLQRLRLTGCRQLNTSGVKSFLLTQPNLVLLDLADTLCVNDDCVAAIVDSLPKLKTLNVAGCGGITNAGAKLLGNLKHLQSLNISRCDGITTDGLTQGIARSNNSVLKYLYMSHLIVCEESIKCIAHNCPELRILNVGHCVNGVTDTSVQCIIEHLRWLRELSLEDCFRVTDAALTGINISKLEMKNSTNPSTGLLENFHPTNPSSLHERENLRSSISPQSMKISLRSKAEEEIVRDANRKRALFAVYELNQIDDHMIDGFSIQQLKGLRSLNLKGCNKITDVSLKYGLKFIELQRLYLSNCQQITLLGMETLVLNCPSIEEIDLSDCYNINDKTIQLLTAKLSRLRALHISGCSQLTDHSLDAILVNCKCLQTLSIYRCRRMYTDIEDRLADLSTLRHLNMDNAGSLDNVEFFRLKKRLDY encoded by the exons atTATCTTACACATCTTTCGTTTTCTAAATCATTCTGACCTTCAAGCTGCCGGAGCGACTTGTAGTCGTTGGCGTGAGGCCCTATTTGTGGGTGAATTCAATCGCAACATCTTGGTTCATTTTGTTAAAGTATGTCTCTCTGATCGTTTAGCTCCAGCAAAGTTTTTTCTCAAATGCCAAAGGCCCTATAGAACGTTTTGTTTGGAAGAGGTAACCTTTGGTCAGACACAAGAACTTTTGACACAAATTGGGAAAACCGCCACAGAAATTATATTCGATAATGCCGATATGGGTGACAAACAGTTTTATGCATTTATGGGACAACTAACCCATTTAGAATCACTGACCGTAACACGTTGCTCTCCTCTTTTTATGTCTGGTTCGTTTTTGGATGGTAGTGGTGATTTTGCTGGATCATTTGCTAATATACGACATTTGTCTCTAAAACATAATCAATATTTGTCGGATGCCATTTTGTTGCGTTTGACTTCGCTCATTAAGGGTATTGAAACTCTGGATATGTCCGGATGTCATATTGCCTATCACAATGCCATACATCGACGTTTTTATCCCAACGATAGCTTAGCGGCCCATCCTAGTGAATCGATATtgacttttaagtttttggcCAGGGTAGCAAATTTACATAGAAACTATTTAAAGGAATTAAATCTTAGTCACACCATGATCAGTGGACCAGCATTGCAGTCTTTAACATCTGTGGAGAATACTGATGGAGGTTTATTGCTACAGAGATTACGTTTGACAGGATGTCGACAATTGAATACCAGCGGGGTCAAATCATTTCTACTTACCCAACCCAATTTAGTTTTGCTAGACTTGGCAGATACTTTGTGCGTAAATGATGATTGTGTGGCGGCTATAGTGGATAGTCTTCCAAAACTAAAAACGCTAAATGTAGCTGGTTGTGGAGGAATTACAAATGCTGGTGCGAAATTATTGgggaatttaaaacatttacaaagtCTAAATATTTCACGCTGTGATGGCATAACTACCGATGGCCTAACGCAGGGCATAGCTCGCTCTAACAATTCTGTGCTGAAATATCTTTACATGTCTCATTTGATTGTATGTGAAGAAAGTATCAAGTGTATAGCACACAACTGTCCGGAATTACGCATTTTAAATGTGGGCCATTGTGTTAATGGTGTAACTGACACTTCCGTCCAGTGTATAATCGAGCATTTGCGTTGGCTTAGAGAACTCTCTCTGGAAGATTGTTTTCGTGTCACAGATGCCGCTCTAACGGGtataaatatttccaaattaGAAATGAAAAACTCTACAAATCCTTCGACCGGTTTACTGGAAAACTTCCACCCTACCAATCCCTCCTCTCTGCATGAACGAGAAAATTTAAGGTCTTCCATTTCACCACAATCCATGAAGATTTCGTTACGCAGTAAAGCCGAAGAAGAAATTGTTAGAGACGCTAATCGCAAGCGCGCTCTTTTTGCTGTTTATGAACTAAATCAGATCGATGATCACATGATTGATGGCTTCAGTATACAACAGTTAAAAGGTTTGCGATCACTCAATCTCAAAGGCTGCAATAAAATCACCGATGTCTCTTTAAAATATGGTCTCAAATTTATTGAATTGCAACGTTTATATTTATCCAACTGCCAACAGATCACTTTGCTGGGCATGGAAACTTTGGTGCTAAATTGTCCGTCCATTGAAGAAATCGATTTATCCGATTGTTATAATATCAATGACAAAACCATACAATTGTTAACTGCCAAATTAAGTCGTCTACGTGCATTACACATTAGCGGCTGCAGCCAATTGACCGATCATAGTTTAGATGCAATTCTAGTAAATTGTAAATGTTTGCAG ACTCTGTCGATATATCGCTGTCGTCGTATGTACACTGACATTGAAGATCGTTTAGCGGATCTATCTACTCTACGCCACTTGAATATGGACAATGCGGGCAGTTTGGATAATGTGGAATTCTTCCGTCTAAAGAAACGTCTAGATTACTGA
- the LOC111677494 gene encoding protein flightless-1, which produces MANTGVLPFVRGIDFTKNDFSDNNFPSAVKLMTRVQWLNLDKTNLKEIPEELGNLLKLEHLSLKHNQLEKLFGELTELTCLRSLNLRKNQIKSSGVPPELFRLDELTTLDLSHNKLKEVPEGLEKAKSLLVLNLSHNNIETIPTALFIHLTDLLFLDLSHNKLETLPPQTRRLANLQTLILADNPLELFQLRQLPSLQNLEVLNMRNTQRTLLNFPTTLDSLSNLAELDLSQNNLPKVPDCVYNLPNLKRLNLSDNAITELSSSIEFWQRLEVLNLSRNELTVLPAALCKLAQLRRLYLNDNRLDFEGIPSGIGKLCCLEVFSASNNLLEMIPEGLCRCGALKRLNLSSNRLITLPDAIHLLDGLDQLDLRNNPDLIMPPKPTEATKGSGIEFYNIDFSLQTQLRLAGAAVPPSVPVTSTPKDSTARKIRLRRGPRNDSAQDSAKILKGMKDVAKDKDEAEANRSWCNDSDEARPESLKPKRWDESLEKPQLDYSKFFEKEDGQLPGLTIWEIENFLPNKIEEVAHGKFYEGDCYIVLKTSFDDMDQLNWEIYFWIGNQSTLDKRACAAIHAVNLRNFLGARCRTIREEQNDESEEFLNLFDTEVTYIEGGRTATGFYTVEDMLYTIRLYRVHAAGASIHMEPVSVEFESLDPRYSFVLDCGIKMYIWLGRCSKNTLNSKTRLMAEKINKTERKNKCEIIVESQGDESEEFWQRLGSDPEEAPKQKILQHVEDNFVPPVPRLYQVQLGMGYLELPQVEIPEQKLVNTLLVSKNVYILDCFTDLFVWFGKKSTRLVRAAAIKLSRELFNMITRPSYALVTRLQEDTETQIFKSKFIGWDEVMAVDFTRTANSVAKTGADLTKWAKQQETRADLAALFMPRQNPMPLSEAEQLEEDWNYDLEAMEAFVLEGKKFVRLPEEEVGHFYTGECYVFLCRYCIPADDDEDGAELDDSKPPPDDEIQCIVYFWQGRNAGNMGWLTFTFTLQKKFKTMFGEELEVVRIHQQQENLKFLAHFKRKFIIHTGKRKDKSKTPDGKAAVEFFHLRSNGGALCTRLIQIQPDASYLNSAFCYILYVPFETEDESQSGIVYVWLGSKSCPEEAKLIQEIAEDMFNSPWVSLQILNEGEEPENFFWVALGGRKPYDTNAEYMNFTRLFRCSNEKGYFTVAEKCTDFCQDDLADDDIMILDNGEQVFLWLGSRCSEVEIKLAYKSAQVYIQHMRIKQPERPRKLFLTLKNKESKRFTKCFHGWSAHKTPPE; this is translated from the exons ATGGCCAATACGGGTGTATTACCATTTGTACGGGGCatagattttacaaaaaatgactttagc GATAACAATTTTCCCTCAGCGGTAAAATTAATGACCCGCGTGCAATGGCTGAATTTGGATAAAACTAATTTGAAGGAAATCCCCGAGGAATTGGGAAATCTCTTAAAACTTGAGCATTTAAGTTTGAAACACAATCAGTTGGAAAAACTATTTGGTGAACTAACCGAGTTGACATGTTTGCGTTcactaaatttaagaaaaaatcaaatcaaaagtaGTGGCGTACCACCCGAATTATTTCGTTTAGACGAATTGACTACACTGGATTTATCGCACAATAAATTAAAGGAAGTACCCGAAGGTTTGGAAAAGGCAAAAAGTTTGTTGGTACTTAACTTAAGCCACAATAACATCGAGACTATACCAACAGCCTTGTTTATACATCTAACGGATTTGTTATTTTTGGATTTGTCCCATAACAAATTGGAAACATTGCCACCGCAGACAAGACGTTTGGCTAATTTACAGACTTTAATATTGGCCGATAACCCATTAGAGTTATTTCAGTTGCGCCAATTGCCCTCTTTGCAAAATTTGGAAGTTTTGAATATGCGCAACACACAGCGTACACTCTTAAACTTCCCCACTACTCTGGATAGTTTGTCTAATTTGGCCGAATTGGATTTATCGCAAAATAATCTTCCAAAGGTCCCTGATTGTGTGTACAATTTGCCAAATTTGAAAAGATTGAATCTCAGCGACAATGCCATTACAGAACTAAGTTCAAGTATAGAGTTCTGGCAACGTTTAGAGGTTCTTAATCTGTCAAGAAACGAACTTACTGTGTTACCAGCGGCACTATGCAAATTGGCGCAATTAAGAAGACTCTATTTGAATGACAATCGTCTAGATTTTGAGGGCATTCCATCAGGGATAGGCAAGTTGTGTTGTTTGGAGGTATTTTCAGCATCTAACAATTTGTTGGAAATGATACCTGAAGGACTGTGCCGGTGTGGTGCATTAAAAAGACTTAATCTATCGTCGAATCGTTTGATAACCCTACCAGATGCTATACATCTTTTGGATGGTCTGGACCAGTTGGATTTACGCAATAATCCCGATTTAATTATGCCTCCGAAGCCAACAGAGGCCACCAAAGGTTCAggtattgaattttataatatagatTTCTCCTTACAAACACAACTTCGCCTGGCTGGTGCAGCGGTGCCACCGTCTGTACCTGTCACATCCACACCAAAAGATTCTACTGCCCGCAAAATTCGTCTACGACGTGGTCCACGCAATGATTCTGCTCAAGACTCGGCTAAAATACTAAAGGGTATGAAAGATGTCGCGAAGGATAAAGATGAAGCTGAAGCCAATCGTTCCTGGTGCAACGATTCAGATGAGGCTCGTCCCGAGTCCCTTAAGCCTAAACGTTGGGATGAATCGTTGGAGAAACCACAATTAGACTATTCgaaattctttgaaaaagaAGATGGTCAACTGCCAGGCCTAACTATAtgggaaattgaaaatttccttcCAAATAAAATAGAAGAAGTTGCTCATGGCAAATTCTATGAGGGCGATTGTTATATAGTGTTAAAAACATCTTTCGATGACATGGATCAATTGAATTGGgagatatatttttggatcggTAATCAATCTACATTGGATAAAAGAGCTTGTGCTGCTATACATGCGGTAAATTTACGAAACTTTTTGGGTGCCCGTTGTCGCACAATTCGTGAGGAACAGA atGACGAATCGgaagaatttttaaatctttttgatACTGAGGTTACGTATATAGAAGGTGGCCGCACTGCGACAGGTTTCTATACCGTAGAAGACATGTTGTACACTATACGTCTATATCGTGTACATGCTGCAGGTGCATCAATACATATGGAACCTGTATCTGTTGAGTTTGAGTCTTTGGATCCACGTTATTCGTTTGTCCTAGACTGCGGCATTAAAATGTACATATGGTTGGGGAGATGCTCGAAGAATACATTGAATTCAAAAACACGCCTGATGGCAGAGAAGATCAATAAAACTGAACGAAAGAATAAGTGCGAAATCATTGTAGAAAGCCAAG GTGACGAAAGTGAAGAGTTTTGGCAACGTTTAGGCAGCGATCCAGAAGAAGCACCCAAACAAAAGATTTTACAACATGTAGAAGATAATTTTGTGCCACCTGTTCCCAGACTATATCAAGTGCAATTGGGCATGGGCTATTTAGAGTTGCCTCAGGTTGAAATACCTGAACAAAAGCTGGTCAACACATTGTTAGtcagtaaaaatgtttatatactaGATTGTTTTACGGATTTATTTGTTTGGTTTGGCAAAAAATCGACACGCTTGGTTAGAGCGGCCGCCATAAAACTTTCACGTGAACTATTTAATATGATAACACGACCCTCATATGCACTAGTAACACGTTTGCAAGAAGACACCGAAACACAAATATTCAAGTCGAAGTTTATCGGTTGGGATGAAGTAATGGCAGTAGATTTTACACGAACTGCAAACTCTGTGGCAAAAACGGGAGCAGATTTAACCAAATGGGCTAAACAGCAGGAAACACGAGCTGATTTGGCGGCACTGTTTATGCCACGACAAAATCCTATGCCGCTTAGTGAAGCCGAACAATTGGAGGAAGATTGGAATTATGATTTGGAAGCAATGGAAGCGTTTGTTTTAGAAGGCAAGAAGTTTGTTCGCTTGCCGGAAGAAGAAGTTGGACACTTTTATACAGGAGAATGTTATGTATTTTTGTGTCGTTACTGTATACCGgccgatgatgatgaagatggaGCTGAATTAGATGACAGCAAACCACCACCGGACGATGAAATACAATGCATAGTGTACTTCTGGCAGGGTCGTAATGCTGGAAATATGGGCTGGTTAACATTTACTTTTACTttgcaaaagaaatttaaaactatgttTGGCGAAGAACTGGAAGTTGTGCGCATCCATCAACAGCAGgagaatttgaaatttttggcaCATTTTAAGCGcaaatttattatacatactGGCAAACGTAAGGATAAGTCTAAGACTCCTGATGGCAAAGCTGCTGTAGAATTTTTCCACTTACGTTCGAATGGTGGTGCCTTGTGCACCAGACTTATACAAATCCAACCGGATGCTTCGTATCTTAATTCAGCATTTTg tTACATTTTGTATGTGCCATTTGAAACTGAAGATGAATCCCAATCGGGCATCGTTTATGTTTGGCTGGGTTCAAAGAGTTGTCCAGAAGAGGCCAAATTAATACAAGAAATTGCCGAGGATATGTTTAACAGCCCCTGGGTGAGTTTGCAAATTCTAAATGAAGGTGAAGAGCCAGAGAATTTCTTCTGGGTAGCACTGGGTGGCCGTAAACCTTACGACACCAATGCAGAGTATATGAACTTTACACGCCTGTTCAGATGTTCCAATGAAAAAGGCTATTTTACGGTGGCTGAAAAATGTACAGATTTCTGTCAAGATGATTTGGCTGACGATGACATTATGATATTGGACAATGGGGAACAAGTGTTCCTTTGGCTGGGTTCACGTTGTAGTGAGGTTGAAATAAAATTGGCTTACAAATCAGCACaa GTTTATATACAGCATATGCGCATCAAGCAACCCGAACGTCCgcgcaaattatttttaacacttaAGAATAAAGAATCAAAACGTTTTACAAAATGCTTTCACGGTTGGAGTGCACATAAAACACCACCGGAGTAA